GCAAGTCAGGAATTGCTTGTCGCGACTGTCGGTCTCGCCGACCCGACCGATGCCGAAAACGTCAACCACATCAGGGGCTGCCTCAAAAAGCAGGTTCCCGCATCGCATTACGATGAAAGTAAATTTTTCCACCTTCGCGGCGCCATCGATTACACCAAACTCGGTTTGAAACACAGAATTATGATGAAACTTTTGTATTCGAAGGTCACGAAAATCCCTGAAGCGGAGCGTAACGCCGAAGTCCGCGCCCTCATCGCCACCTACGGCAAGCAAGTGGACTTCGTGAATCTTGATACCCTGGAACCGATTGTCAAGGCGCTGTAAAAAACATAATAAACGCGAAAAAGTAAAAAAAGAAGAGTATAAAGAACAATCAGAAAAAAGAATTTCATAGTTTGATTCGCTTTTTTGATTTCTCTCTTTTGAATCCGAGATGACGATTTCCATCGGCATAGCATCCCCTAGGCATGGGGAAAACATTTCGAGTATTGAAAAATTCATGAACTTTTGCCACATTGGCAAAATAGTAGTTGAATCCGTCCTTGTTATACCCTTTGGCGGGTCCTGTAAAAAAATGTGTTCCATCAATAAATTTGCCATTTTTGTAGAGTTCTACGTAATAGGAGGGCCACTGCTTATCAAAACAAATACCGTCACAATATTCTGATTCATTAAAGACAACGGCGTCAGCAAACATCTCAAGGTCATTTTGCTTGTTTGAGGTGTATGCAACATAGGATGTTAACTTGGGATGCAATCTCCTTTTTCTTTTAAGACGGGGATCATCCTTAAGAGGAACTGGTGCGAAGTGTTCCGAAGATGAACTGATTGAATTGAATGTCTCGTTTTTTTTGAGGGGTAAAAGTGGGGTAGGT
This genomic interval from Fibrobacter sp. UWR3 contains the following:
- a CDS encoding flavodoxin domain-containing protein produces the protein MNSIIIYGSRYGSTKRYAERLAEITGLKAVFFKDVKSVAGYDRIVYLGALCAGGIMGLKKTVCGLSASQELLVATVGLADPTDAENVNHIRGCLKKQVPASHYDESKFFHLRGAIDYTKLGLKHRIMMKLLYSKVTKIPEAERNAEVRALIATYGKQVDFVNLDTLEPIVKAL